The following are from one region of the Cyclopterus lumpus isolate fCycLum1 chromosome 21, fCycLum1.pri, whole genome shotgun sequence genome:
- the pgap1 gene encoding GPI inositol-deacylase: MSPNSTMKLVTVAFYGFALGLLAVGLRELLTGFEENRCSMTYMFEYPEYRRVALPRRMARLYPAYGLYLYGEGLYAQETRALKLTGAPVLFLPGNAGSHKQARSLGSVALRKAENMEGGLHFNVFTVDFNEELVALYGGSLLRQTHFLHESIKAILRLYKHLKTPPQSVVLVGHSMGGVVARALFTLPRFNTNLVSLIITQASPHLAPVLALDPYLLDFYSAVRQKWVNQAKKLRNVTVLSVGGGYRDYQVRSGLTSLPCTPGDSNKLSLVATAVPRTWVSTDHLSIVWCKELVLATVRAFFDLLDPETRQFTVNPEKKMAVLNHHFIRHPVWMLGETQDTSISILDSPEAWNEVNTLRLAYTTPKEGQVKYFQFALSSRRKAYSHFYCRSNNLEMMSWVYGCVHKNGSSCVRAVDLSMATELLPPYKILILSLSDLSAVTHLVVSASNLNGKQFTVECEWQRQESQTLSVPVPHVLSFGLTVSDVSVNSSGLLHIIKLQHFHQVYQAFRISVASQCKVNKDRLPNVYRIHVPWFREDSLTTASVPSVTEISGMLHTSCPDNISGVLLQLHTAPNCQYKVSVRTSLPRMLGQILRFCGPMVPVYTAVTLLQACGGQLSSILKSRRAAEMSEVVAKGLQPHKVNLPVYILHILLGCSWFQEVWSFLYLPPMDALPPAHPDSGSPGGPASVEEWPLLLSPLLYILGAAVAYWGSTLLRLIMRLISLILAPFHRPSVSRDCGTLQLRTQLLITLCLTVTGAVSCGALAIFAAFLLHLYRLLRLQMTERSLSHMLNLAPRKYREDENGMVDAESLSKPKECNGAPLLSECALQEVRDDLQLHLCLSALFTLPIMLITPSLLHWLRNLRYSTQLDPDPCWPCSVPLIIVYILLINCNTLKLSNSKLLPLTSCLPLPMSIAMVTFSPLHLYRVTYFLLAALVPLASCCLL; the protein is encoded by the exons ATGAGTCCAAATTCAACCATGAAACTCGTCACCGTGGCCTTTTACGGGTTTGCTCTGGGGCTTCTGGCGGTCGGCCTGCGGGAGTTGCTGACTGGTTTCGAGGAGAACAGATGCAGCATGACCTATATGTTTGAATACCCGGAGTACCGG CGTGTGGCTCTGCCTCGCCGGATGGCCAGACTGTACCCAGCGTATGGCCTCTATCTGTACGGGGAGGGTCTGTACGCCCAGGAGACCCGAGCACTCAAACTCACCGGCGCCCCTGTGCTCTTCCTGCCTGGAAACGCAGGCAGCCACAAACAAG CTCGCTCCCTGGGCTCGGTGGCCTTGAGGAAGGCTGAGAATATGGAGGGCGGTCTCCACTTCAACGTCTTCACCGTGGACTTCAACGAGGAGCTGGTGGCCCTCTACGGCGGCAGCCTGCTCCGCCAGACGCATTTCCTGCATGAGAGCATTAAGGCCATCCTGAGGCTCTACAAG cacctgaAGACCCCGCCTCAGAGTGTGGTGCTTGTTGGTCACTCCATGGGAGGAGTGGTGGCCCGGGCGCTCTTCACCTTGCCCCGGTTCAACACCAATCTGGTCAGCCTCATCATTACCCAGGCCTCCCCCCACCTGGCTCCGGTGCTGGCCCTGGACCCGTACCTGCTGG ATTTCTACTCAGCAGTGAGACAGAAGTGGGTGAACCAGGCGAAAAAGCTCAGGAACGTCACGGTTCTGTCTGTCGGGGGCGGTTACCGTGACTACCAGGTCCGCTCCGGCCTGACATCCCTGCCTTGTACACCAGGAGACTCAAATAAGTTGTCCCTAGTG gcTACTGCCGTTCCCAGGACTTGGGTGTCCACTGACCATCTGTCCATCGTTTG GTGCAAAGAGCTTGTCCTTGCTACTGTCAGGGCGTTCTTTGACCTCCTCGATCCTGAAACCAGACAG TTCACAGTAAACCCAGAGAAGAAAATGGCTGTACTAAACCATCACTTCATCAGACACCCGGTTTGGATGCTGGGAGAGACCCAAGacacctccatctccatcttag ATTCTCCTGAAGCATGGAATGAAGTTAACACACTGCGTCTGGCTTACACCACACCAAAG GAAGGACAGGTCAAATACTTTCAGTTTGCCCTGTCGAGTCGCAGGAAAGCCTACAGCCATTTCTACTGCCGGAGCAATAACCTG GAGATGATGAGCTGGGTGTACGGCTGCGTGCACAAGAACGGTTCTTCATG TGTGCGTGCGGTGGATCTGTCCATGGCAACTGAGCTACTACCACCCTACAAG ATCCTGATTCTGAGTCTCAGTGACTTGTCTGCAGTTACTCATCTGGTTGTTTCGGCCTCCAACCTCAACGGCAAGCAG TTCACGGTGGAATGCGAGTGGCAGAGACAAGAATCTCAGACTCTGTCTGTCCCAGTGCCACATGTTCTGTCCTTTG GTTTGACTGTCAGCGATGTTTCGGTCAACTCCTCTGGACTTCTCCACATCATCAAGCTGCAGCACTTTCACCAG GTTTATCAGGCTTTCAGAATTAGTGTTGCAAGCCAGTGCAAAGTAAATAAAG atAGACTGCCCAATGTGTACAGAATACACGTGCCGTGGTTTCGAGAGGACTCTTTGACCACAGCCAG TGTGCCGTCAGTGACTGAGATCTCAGGGATGCTCCACACAAGTTGTCCAGACAACATCTCAGgtgtcctccttcagctccacaCTGCCCCCAACTGCCAATATAAG GTGTCAGTGAGAACTTCATTACCAAGGATGCTGGGACAG ATACTTAGGTTCTGTGGTCCCATGGTGCCAGTGTACACAGCTGTAACCCTGCTCCAGGCCTGCGGGGGGCAGCTGTCCTCCATTCTGAAGTCGAGGCGAGCCGCAGAAATGAGCGAGGTGGTGGCTAAAGGCCTGCAGCCTCATAAAGTCAATCTGCCCGTGTATATTCTGCACATTTTACTTGG ctgcaGCTGGTTTCAAGAGGTCTGGTCATTTCTTTACCTCCCCCCTATGGATGCTCTCCCCCCAGCCCACCCTGATAGTGGATCTCCTGGGGGTCCAGCATCAGTTGAAGAGTGgcccctcctcctgtcccctctACTTTACATCTTGGGGGCAGCCGTTGCCTACTGGGGCAGCACACTGCTCCGTCTCATCATGCGACTGATCTCACTAATATTAGCTCCATTCCACAG ACCATCTGTCTCCAGAGACTGTGGCACCCTGCAACTCCGGACCCAGCTCCTCATCACTCTGTGTCTGACTGTTACGGGAGCGGTGTCCTGCGGGGCGCTGGCGATCTTTGCTGCCTTTCTTCTCCACCTTTACCGG TTACTGAGACTGCAGATGACCGAAAGATCCCTGAGTCACATGTTGAATCTG GCCCCCCGGAAGTACAGAGAAGACGAGAACGGCATGGTCGATGCAGAATCCCTGAGCAAGCCTAAAGAATGCAATGGCGCCCCCCTGCTGTCTGAGTGTGCTCTGCAGGAGGTGAGGGACGACTTGCAGCTCCACCTCTGCCTATCAGCACTCTTCACGCTACCCATCATGCTCATCACACCCTCACTCCTCCACTGGCTCCGCAACCTGAG GTATTCTACCCAGCTGGATCCTGACCCCTGTTGGCCTTGCAGCGTGCCTCTCATCATTGTGTACATCCTGCTGATTAACTGCAACACTTTGAAACTCAGCAACAG TAAACTCCTGCCTCTAACGTcctgcctccccctccccatgtCCATCGCCATGGTGACCTTCTCTCCACTCCacctctacagagtcacctacTTCCTGCTGGCGGCCCTCGTCCCTCTGGCCTCGTGCTGCCTGCTCTGA